Genomic window (Cryptococcus decagattii chromosome 10, complete sequence):
TTTGccctcccttctctcctaTCTTCTGGTGCCTTGACAATGAGGATCTCCCCAATTCCGACCCCAGGGACGTTTCTTGCCCTCTTTCCAACCAATAACCTTCCCAGCTCCTCCTTGCTGACTACCACCCTAAAGCTAGGCTTCGAGACGAGGTTCATCCTTCTTAACACCGGTTGCCCGTCTCGGTGTTTGAGTCCTATCCAAAGTTTCTTTGCAGGGACAGGGAGTGTGTTGAATGATGCTGGATCCGGACCCGCTGGAGAGCCAAGGGAGATGTTTGATACAAGACCcgagcgaagaagaatatTTGAGATTGCAAGAGCAGAATTCGTGTAAGGAATGCAAGCTCTAGGGTGGAAGCTGCGAGACGTGTTTTGGAGGTGGGCGCAAAGATTTGCAGGGAGTGATCCTAGACGGGGCATTGTGAGGTGCGCGGATCTGTGTTGATTCGCTGTGCCGTCAGGAAGAAAGGTGCGTAGTAGTTCACTGGCAACTAACTCGCTTTCGACTTTGCGGAAAATccaggaagagggaagacAAGCCTCAAACACGTGATATTACGTAACGCATATTGCCACACGGATTATGTACCTCGAGCATCAATCGAAACCCCGAAAAGCCGTAGGGAGACATCCCAGAAATTCCTTCTTAACGGATCATTTCATTCCATATCCAAAAatgtctcttctttccttctcgaACATCGCTGGTCCATCCAGATTACCTCTCCAGGTTTCTGTTGCAGTATGTCATAGAGCCGCCACTGCCCGCTTCTACGCCACCGAAGCTCAGGAGCCTCAAGAACCCCTTGCAGCAGAGCAGTCTGAACAGTCTGAGCCATCGGCCCCTGTTGATGAGCTTTCTGCGCTCGCTCTCGACCCATCAACACCTGCGACCAAGTCCGGCTTagaaaagagaggaggCAAGGTTTTCTACAGAGACTGGTTGAGATATGAGGGGGAACAGTTCAGGGTTCCGCAAAAGGGCCAGAAGGCCAAGTGGCTTGGAGGCAATGTTGTATGTAGTTCGCCGGTTGTTGCGCACGAATCTTACTGACTGTTATCGCAGCCTTACCCCAGCAACCCTTCTTTcagacctcctccgccgCTCTCAAACCATATCCAAGATCAAGTCTTCGCCGATCTTCAGCGAGGTCAGTCTGTGCCCGAACTCTCTGTCAAGTACAACATCAGCAAAGCTCGAGTGGAGGCAGTTCAGAAActgaaggagattgaaaCTGAATACAAGCGAAGAGTGAGTGTTCGTTCGTTTTATTTTCTGCTTCACAACACTTTTACTCGGATGAAACAACCTATGACATAACCTTCGTTCTGAAGACTCAAACATATGGTtactcttttttcttcactttctGAAAATACACATCTCCTATCTCGTATTGCAACATTGTTAAAGAATTGCTGCTGACTTCATCACCTTTTTTGCTTGTTGCTTTGCCCACGATAGGTAAGTGAACGTTTGAATATTTGCAGCCATCTTTCTACAGATGATTTATTACGATTAGTCTTTAAGACACCTACATGGTTCCAACTTGCTTTATTTTGCTGATACTTTTGATTACCTGCTATTATTGTCGTATCCACTAATCAGGATGATGCTGACGAATCTGTAGTCCGTACCTCTACAAACGGCTTTCTTGGAAAGCATGGAACCTCTTTTGGGCGTCCGTACACCTATCAACCCCCGAACAAAGCAGCATGATCCTGCCCTCGCTCGAGAACTGGATCTGGCCCACGAGGCTCATCCCTCCACCGCGGCAGAACGTttggaggagcagcgaTTTGATGCTGGGATCGGTGAAGAAGGTGCGTTTGGTCAACGTACTCGCGAATCGACCGAGTCTAGTATCGAGAGGACGGTCTGGGAGTTCATGGATGAGGAAAGTGCGTTGTTAGAGAAGGAGGTCCAGGGACAGAAGACACAAGAGAAGaggcaaaggaggaaggagagggaggcTAGGGCATGAGACGAGACATAGGCATTGTATGAAGCATGAATTGGTAAGATCCGCTTGTGCAAAGATCTCTGCGGAACAGTTTCGCAGATCGCAGTGACTCTCATGCCGCAGCACGTCCCTTAAATAACAATGAAGGTACCTTCCACTCTTGGGTCCTTTTGTCGCATATTTTCAACCATGCTATATAATAATGTTACATCTCCCGATACTCTACTGTACTAATCAATAGCGCAACAAAATCTGAATGTTCGCCGCATATCAGCCACTCCCGTCCTCAGAAAATACATATCCTCCTCCCTGTAGCGATCCACCACGTCAATCCCTCAGCAGATTACTACCATTGCCGCCTTCCGAACCACTTCCTGGTCCTCCATACCCTTTACGCCCCACCAAATCCCGCTTTACATCTAATCACATCATTAGATACGCGTTGGCCGTAACTGGCGGGCTGATAATATTCCATTATGTAATCATAGGGGCGTTTCCCAACTCGACATACACCATCAAATTCCAGAAGAAGTTTACGGGGTACAAAGTCTGGGAAGCCGATGAAGCCTACAAGGCAGCAACAGCCTCTGCCGAAAATGTATTGTCCCATCTCAACCCTTCAGCTGGCCAGCCCGGTACGTTCTTTCGAGATAGCTTTCCCATCAGGTCGATGTTGGCCTTTTGGGAGCTGGCCGAGAAAGAGGTAGCCGCCAAAGGACTGGATACATGTAATGATCAACTCGGACGGGGTCTTGTGGATGGATATCATTCTTCTGAGCTTGCCTACTGTGTGCCTCcaggagaaagagatgtCTTCGAGGCTGTGAACACTGCGAACATGTCCGCCGGTTGGGACGCGGCATTTGGGGAACAAGTACCTGCCACGAGGATTAGTTGTAGTCCGGTGCAAGATAATGATTTCACCAACTGGTGGCCATATCCTGCAGCACCATGCGTTTCTACCAATCTGCGCACCATCCCAAATGAGTCCCGAAGATACCGAGCTGCCGGATGCGCAATCACTGAGAAGGGTGTCAAGCTCAATATCGGCATGGGCCGGGAAAAGTTCTTGGGGGCCCAAATGGAATCATTGGATATGGACGATGAGGGAGCTATATGTAAAGAAAGAATAGAAAGGACTACTGTGCTAATTGGGAGGCAAGATCAATGGAATCCGCAAGTTGCATGATTTGGCAACAGGACTGCCAATGGAGATACTAGGCTGACTTCTCAACATAGCTTTCACGTTGCAGAAGACTTGATTACGACTCTGGTGACCTTGTTCATTGCCGCTCGTACTGTTCCCTCCCTTGTGAACAGCCGTGTGCAGCTTGTTTTCACGGAAGGATACAGTATGGACAGCAATCATTTCACTCCATTATGGGATCGTGTTGGAGCGTGGGCGCCGAGAAGATTGAGTTTAGATCCTTGGCAAGAGGGAGAGTGTCGTGAGTAATTGTTCCTCTGCCTGTCTCAACTTTACCACAAAAGATAGTTGCTGACTGGTGATAGTGACAAATGCAATACATAGTGTGGGGGCGGGTGCGTCCTTATTATCTGCAATGGGCGTTGGAAAAAGGTGTGTATATTGCTGACAGCTTGGTCCACAACTAACCTTGCGCGTATCATTGTAGCTATTCATGTGCGTCAACTATAACATGGGCGGCCGCCCATTATTATCGCCATTTATTTGGTCTTCTTCCGCCATCAATTTCATCATCAAGTACGCGCTCGCGAGCTCGTCGACCTATTAATGTCCTTTGGTTATCCCGTGCCAAGCTCGATCATTATGCTAAAGAACATAATGATTGGTCGTCCTGGAGAGACATCAGACATATCAACAACGAAAAGGAACTCGTGGCACGTCTCAAAGACGGCTTGCGAGCGATGTGTGAccagccttcttctgtGTTTGGGGCGTCTGGATGCGTTTTTGAGGACGCAAGGGAAACCCCCGAGTCGTGGATGTTGTCCTCACCTGATAGCCTCGAGTCGGACGATCCACCTTTACCAGTGCGTTTTGCGCAGATGGACCCTTCAGTGCAAACGATCGAGAATCAAATAAGCATGGTGGGCCACACAACGATCCTTGTCGGCTCTCATGGCGGAGCCCTAGGATTATCATTATTCCTTCCTCCCGGTTCCTCGACCATTGTAGAGCTCCAGGTTTCTGGCGTAAAGGGAAATTACCATTTTCAACACATGGCTTATGAGATGGGCCATCAGTACGAGGTAATAGATAttgaaagaagagttgACGTAGATCAAGTATGGGAGTCGGTGCAGAGATGGGTGAAAAAAATTGCAGCAGCCGATTGGCTCACGATGTCAAGCATTATAAATACATGAATTAGTGAGCGTAAAGATGCTAATTTGGTTTACATAGTGGTACATTTGCTTTCATTGCTGCAGTTTGCCTAGTCGAATGGAATAGGTTTGATACCCGGTCGGTTGCTTAAAGTAGGAACGCCCTTGAGAGTATTGGCATTTTGAGCAGCAGCGAATGCTGAAGGAACTGGACAATTGTTAACAACGAGTGATGCCAATTTTATGAACCAGATAAACATACCTGGGATGCCACAGCAATCCATGCTCCAGCCTTTTTCTGACGGGTCATGTATATGACCATGTTCATCCGTCGCCGGCTgaccctcttcttcaagagcCCTTTTCAGCTCGGGATCCTCCTCTGGCGTTGGGAATGGCAGCAAGCTCCCAAACAAGGCATGCTGCATAACAGGTAATTTCCCCAGGACCTCGGCAACAAACATTTTCTTCATTCCTTCGTTGACCTTTTCCCACGTTTTGACAGTAGAGATATCGTCGAGCATGGGAGAATGCCAGCGTAAAGATGCTGTTTTGATAGAGTTGATAAATGATATGCACGAGAGATACATGTAATCTTTGGAAAATTCGTCAAGGACTTCTGGATCGTGAATGGCTTTAGGTCGAAGGTACTTGTGATCTAACGTAATGTCAAACAGTCTGATCGTGCTTTAGTGTCAGCAGTCATACTTACTTCTGAGTTGTCCGCTACCCCacaggaagggaaggaaatgGTAGTCATCCAAACCCCATACACCATGTGAACCAGCTGGTTCAAGCCAATATGTAGATTGAATGTAACGCATAACTTCAATATACCTCCAGAACACACCCAAGACAAGGAAGGGATAGTCTTCTTTAGTAACTAGCCCAAGCTTTGCGAGACACAATCTGCAGTGGTATTAATATTTTTCTCTGTTTGCCAAGTTGTAATACAGGGATATGATGACTCACAGCCAAGAGAGAAAGTTGAGTTCCATACCGCTCCCATAGTCCACTCGTTGCTTGTTGCCCCACGATTCCTTAAAGTAGACTTCTACCTCTTGAATAGCCTCCTTAGGCAAACCTGGTATACGTGTATGCAGCTCATGGGAGGCATCTCCCACTTTGTCATAAAAAGTTTTGAACGCAGGGTTGCCGAACCGGGACAGCTTATTGTCCACTGGAGGTGTTGATTCGGCGATTTCGTGGACGGAATTAAGGATGTCTATGAGAGGACGTGTTCGCTAAAGGCCATTTTTGATTTCAGCTTTTTCCTGTTTCTGTATAGTATACGGTTTTGACAAACCTCTGAACCTTCTCCAGCCTCTGTCAGCTTCCTGCCCACAATATCTTCGTTGAGCTCATCAATGAAACCGAATATCTCGGAATACGTTTTTGACCGTTGGAAAGCGGCGAGATGGGCTTTTGTGAGGATGTATTTTGTGGGGATTGTATAGGATggagaatgggaaggatcCGGGGTAGTCATGGTGTTGTGGGCTCTATGTGATATATGGGTGTAAGTAATGGAAATgtagaagaggaagacaagCAGATTGGTAACGACGACATGTCCAATTAAGTAATGACGACCTCGGCGATGGCCAACGGCATGTTGTTGTCGCTCGCGTTATTTGATTTCCCGGGAGTAGCTGTTGTCAATCTATGATTTGTTTCTCCTCATTATTGCTCAAGATCATACCCTTACTCGCCATGTCCGTAGCTGCATACACTGATGCCGTCATGCTCTTCGTAGGTCCATCCCATTACTGGCGAAATTCCTTACTTATCCCTTGTGCGATTTAAGGGGGACTCGCTCACCCAAGCGTGGTCCGCCGGCTCTTTCGCGCAACGCATGTCCGAATTCTATCTTAGGAGGGCAGATGTTATTAACAGGGGCTTTGGAGGTACGTCCAATGCAACTTAATGCATCTTCAAATCATAGCTGACTCCCAGAAGGCTACAATTCAGAGTGGTATGTGATAGCATTCGCACTTACTGATGAATGGACACTGACGGTGAGCTATGGTGTAGGGCTCTTCCTGTCTTTGAACAAGTTTTTGCCACGAAAAAAGACCGAGAAGCAGGTCATGTACAACAGGTCAAACTCATCACAATCTGGCTAGGTACCTTTTACTCATTCGTGAAAATGGAAGTAACAGTATACTGACTCTCCGGGTCAGGTGCTAATGATGCGTGTTTGCCCTCCTCGCCGCAGCATGTCCCTCTTGAAAAGTATAAGTCAAACGTTGAACACATTGTCAATCTTATTCGCGACCCCCTCTCGCCTTACTATTCCCCAGAAACCAAGATTGTGCTTATCAGCCCTCCCCCAATCATCGCGGCTGCGTGGCTCGAATCTAGGCTTGAGAAATGGAAGTCTTTCGGTTGTGAGGGACCCGAACCGGACCAAAACAGGGATGCAAAGGTTACCAAACAGTACGCGGAAGGATGCAAGGAGGTCGGGGCCAAGCTTGGCGTGCCCTTTGTAGATTTTTGGACGGCGGTAGTAGAGGCGgcaggaggagagaaagatgagCAGCTCGCGCCCTATTTCTAGTGTGTCATCGAGTGTTTTAATACAGCACTACTGCTCTTTGCTGACAGGGTCGGCATTGATAGCGACGGCCTCCACTTGACTTCGGAAGGATATGCTGTTCTCTTCAAGGCTGTCAGTAGCCTGATTCTCACTACATATCCTGAACTGAACCCAGAAACGATGCCCATGAGGATGCCGCAGTGAGTAGGGAACAGGGTGTTTCAGAAGGTATACTGATCTGACAATAACTGCCGCAGCTGGGCGGACGTCGATGTGGAGAACCCGCGAGCTGCATTTgaaaaggtgaagaaggggcGATTGGCCGGGGAGCTGTAGAGCGTACAAGTCGATAGAGACAATGCATGAGTATGTTTACGTAACTGGTTATTGATTTGATAACATTAAatgttgttgttgttgattGTTGTCGAGTGTCAACTGTCATTGTCCCGATGGAGCCCCCGCCGCCTCCGACTGTCCCGATCCCCCAGCCTATCCCCAAGGTGGCATATGAGCCTCCCGTGTTCCAGACCTTCCAGGAGCGGAGACGGGCCCGGGACATGGCCCTCCGCGCAAAGGCCAGCCACCCCAGCCTCCGCGATGCCCTTCCCCGCCCTCCCCCGTCCCCGGCAGCACTCGCCATGATGGCTAGTCCAAATGCCAGAATCGGCCCTCCTCCCATGCCTCCACTAAGATCCAGAAGccctctcccaccttcaCCCTCCCCTACTCAATCCCACGTCAACACCCACTACGAACAACCCTCTCGCCCTTTACCTCCACTACGAGCTCCTGTTCCCCTCTCGGTCAACACGAATCCACTTCCTGCCCCACCGCCATCGACCCACTATTCACCATTCGCTCCCTCACAATTTCCTCAGCCATCAGGACCTGTTTCAGCTACTGTCGAAACGGACCTGGACAGGTCAGATACACTCACGTCTGTCAAGTCGCTCGATAGAACAAGCTTCAGCTCGCCATCTAAACGTCCTTTGCCCAAACCTCCGGGAGGTGTAAACCCATCAAAAAGCTTGGACCGAGGTGtatctccttcttcagctgTAGGGGAGGGGGTCGTCCGACGAGGTGCAGGGAGGAAGCAGCCGTCTGTTGTgaatgaagagaatgaagaggcGCTTATCGATCTACCCAAAAATGGCAATCCTTCTGCCGGATCACATCCGCCTCAAGCTGTTTCTCGGCCGTGCTTGCCTCAACAGCCACCAGCCATTGTCATACCCGATAATACTTTCCGGGAAAACGTAGTCCCACATATCCCAGCGAAACTTCCTCCGCTTGCTGTCATAAATATTGACGATTCCGACAGCTTTTCACCGGCAGTCGCTGGCGATGAAGGAAACAGCAAGATACCCGAAGCGACTCCAAATCCGAAAAAGTTCTCTGCTCCCCCTGTTTCTCCAGGAATACAGTTTACCGGCGCGCCTGTTATCGCCGTCTCATCGTTTGACACGGCCGACGATATGATGCAAGGTGGTGAGATTAGCTTTTCAGTGCCGATGATCAACAATGAGGGTGACTCTTTTTTTGCGCCTACGaaacctcttccacttGTTGCTTCTGATTCGAATCGTTCCCCGAATCCACCTCACCATCAGGCGCATATTCACCCAAATGCCGCTATTCTATGTGCTGGTTGCCAAACTCCCATTATCGGACGCATTGTCAATGCCATGAACCAAAGATGGCATCCGCATTGTTTCATGTGCGCAGAATGCGGGGAACTACTGGAGCATGTAAGCAGTTATGAGTTTGAAGGGAAAGCTTATTGCCACTTGGACTATCACGATGTAagtctttttttcttctctctcgaAAGGTAGCTTATATACCTCGTGGGGATAGAAATTTGCCCACCATTGCCATCACTGCAAGACCCCAATCGTCGAATCCCGCTTCATTACCCTGGACGATGAAATCCTAGGACAGCGGTACTACCACGAGTTGCACTTTTTCTGCTCCGAATGCGGCGATCCTT
Coding sequences:
- a CDS encoding serine/threonine-protein phosphatase 2A activator 2 is translated as MTTPDPSHSPSYTIPTKYILTKAHLAAFQRSKTYSEIFGFIDELNEDIVGRKLTEAGEGSERTRPLIDILNSVHEIAESTPPVDNKLSRFGNPAFKTFYDKVGDASHELHTRIPGLPKEAIQEVEVYFKESWGNKQRVDYGSGMELNFLSWLLCLAKLGLVTKEDYPFLVLGVFWRYIEVMRYIQSTYWLEPAGSHGVWGLDDYHFLPFLWGSGQLRNHKYLRPKAIHDPEVLDEFSKDYMYLSCISFINSIKTASLRWHSPMLDDISTVKTWEKVNEGMKKMFVAEVLGKLPVMQHALFGSLLPFPTPEEDPELKRALEEEGQPATDEHGHIHDPSEKGWSMDCCGIPVPSAFAAAQNANTLKGVPTLSNRPGIKPIPFD